The following proteins come from a genomic window of Pseudomonas hygromyciniae:
- a CDS encoding ArnT family glycosyltransferase, with translation MDNLLGATLRRQSWAVGLLALLLFIAGNWDQSIIGFDSRFVLFAQEMLRYGPGFFPTTYGQPYADYLSTSTLLTWLLSLPLGRVTSLSAWLPTAIASALIVALVYRLTAPYSRRWALLSVALLLLSSTFISETRSVSLDQMLAAVTLAVFYLGYAHDHFASPRRLPWLLLLLLLGFAIRGPIGLVIPTGVLCSYYLLNRQWRRLFSFGLLALALLVACVGLLLLLAKVSGGEAFMQDVIRMQFLGRMDGREGSSSVLYYFTSSLGNYALAYPLALLALLAVLFNGRRTTDSGWQLLVGCTAAGLIVMLGLSIPEAKKARYVLPMMPMVAIIAAYPFHTANGRLFKGLRGLMLGLWALTPGLLIGALLVARHRFGAQLEHFNSVLGLLMGLQILVAGILLKWRWRPVAPAFCAVLAVWSVYILVVEPLERRLYDTRTFSRAAHALIRQQPAPLVLHGLGKDAKAIKFMVNVECDRVPLFTQTPADLAALPVPAWLVMDKADFMRLDEPRWHGLTPVLTGQFDKNTYVLLHLERVAD, from the coding sequence GTGGACAACCTGCTCGGCGCAACCCTGCGCCGCCAGTCCTGGGCCGTCGGGCTGCTGGCACTGCTGCTGTTTATCGCCGGCAACTGGGACCAGTCGATTATCGGCTTCGACTCGCGCTTCGTGCTGTTCGCCCAGGAAATGCTGCGCTATGGGCCAGGGTTTTTCCCCACGACCTATGGCCAGCCGTATGCCGATTACCTGTCCACCTCAACCCTGTTGACCTGGCTGTTGTCGCTGCCCCTGGGGCGCGTCACCAGCCTCAGTGCCTGGTTGCCGACGGCGATTGCGTCGGCACTCATCGTCGCCCTGGTCTACCGCCTGACCGCGCCCTACTCCCGGCGCTGGGCGTTGCTGAGTGTTGCGTTGCTGTTGCTCAGCAGCACATTTATCAGCGAAACCCGCTCGGTATCCCTGGACCAGATGTTGGCGGCGGTGACCCTGGCAGTGTTTTACCTGGGCTATGCCCACGATCACTTCGCCAGCCCCCGGCGCCTGCCGTGGCTATTGCTCCTGTTATTGCTCGGTTTCGCGATTCGCGGGCCCATCGGCCTGGTGATCCCGACTGGCGTGTTGTGCAGCTATTACCTGCTCAACCGCCAGTGGCGCCGGTTGTTCAGCTTCGGCCTGCTGGCCCTGGCGTTGCTGGTGGCATGCGTGGGCCTGCTGCTGTTGCTGGCCAAGGTCAGTGGCGGTGAGGCCTTTATGCAGGACGTGATCCGCATGCAGTTCCTCGGGCGCATGGATGGCCGCGAAGGTTCCAGCAGCGTGCTGTATTACTTCACCAGCTCCCTGGGCAACTACGCCCTGGCATACCCGTTGGCCCTGCTGGCGCTGCTTGCGGTGCTGTTCAATGGCCGGCGCACGACTGATAGCGGCTGGCAGCTGCTGGTGGGCTGTACCGCGGCGGGCTTGATCGTGATGCTCGGCCTGTCGATCCCCGAGGCGAAGAAAGCCCGTTATGTGTTGCCCATGATGCCCATGGTGGCGATCATCGCCGCGTACCCGTTCCATACGGCCAATGGGCGTCTGTTCAAAGGGCTGCGGGGCTTGATGCTGGGGTTATGGGCATTGACCCCGGGGCTGTTGATCGGTGCGCTGCTGGTAGCGCGCCATCGCTTTGGTGCGCAGCTGGAGCATTTCAACAGCGTGCTGGGCCTGTTGATGGGCTTGCAGATCCTTGTCGCCGGGATACTCCTCAAATGGCGCTGGCGCCCGGTCGCGCCGGCGTTTTGTGCGGTGCTGGCGGTGTGGAGCGTGTATATCCTGGTGGTCGAACCCCTGGAGCGGCGCTTGTACGACACCCGCACCTTTTCCCGCGCGGCTCATGCGCTGATCCGGCAACAACCGGCGCCGTTGGTATTGCATGGCCTGGGTAAAGACGCCAAGGCCATCAAGTTCATGGTCAATGTGGAGTGTGATCGGGTGCCGCTGTTCACCCAGACCCCTGCCGACCTGGCTGCGCTGCCGGTGCCAGCATGGCTGGTGATGGACAAGGCGGACTTTATGCGTCTCGACGAGCCGCGCTGGCACGGGTTGACGCCGGTTCTCACAGGGCAGTTCGATAAAAACACCTATGTGTTGCTGCATTTGGAGCGGGTTGCTGACTGA
- a CDS encoding type VI secretion system contractile sheath small subunit, producing MPDEPLPIEPVHIGYIPLPTLARLMELRDALVALKGPLASDPRLRESVQKSLDSTENHDRVLGKVGPGHEPV from the coding sequence GTGCCTGACGAGCCCTTGCCTATCGAGCCGGTACACATCGGCTATATCCCGCTACCCACCCTCGCTCGGTTGATGGAGCTGCGCGACGCCCTTGTCGCCCTCAAGGGGCCCTTGGCCAGCGACCCACGGCTGCGGGAAAGCGTGCAGAAGTCGCTGGACAGCACCGAAAACCACGACCGTGTATTGGGCAAGGTCGGCCCAGGGCACGAGCCGGTTTGA
- a CDS encoding HPP family protein, with product MLARWLPAAINTRPAEWSRAAIGIALGTLFTVWLCAQVYGLEVAMHLLGPLGASAVLLFAVSSGALAQPWSIIGSYLCATVVALLVARVLGRTLGSACLAAGMALILMCWLRCLHPPSGGLAMTLVLADPATIALGWQEVGPVMLGAATLLLSALAYNNLTRTRYPKGPAEAPVMVPSASPQVDAKITAVDLEQALAQMEQFFDVTPTELEELIHIAEDHARRRSIGQVLASRV from the coding sequence ATGCTCGCTCGCTGGTTACCCGCTGCCATCAATACCCGTCCCGCCGAATGGAGCCGTGCCGCCATCGGCATCGCCCTGGGCACCCTGTTTACCGTATGGCTCTGCGCCCAGGTGTATGGCCTGGAAGTGGCCATGCACCTGCTGGGCCCGTTGGGCGCCTCCGCTGTGCTGTTGTTCGCCGTGTCATCGGGCGCCCTCGCCCAGCCGTGGTCGATCATCGGCAGCTACCTGTGCGCCACCGTGGTGGCTTTGCTGGTGGCCCGCGTACTGGGACGGACTCTGGGCAGCGCCTGCCTCGCAGCGGGCATGGCCTTGATCCTGATGTGCTGGCTGCGCTGTCTGCACCCGCCTTCGGGTGGCCTGGCCATGACCCTGGTCCTGGCGGACCCGGCCACCATCGCCCTGGGCTGGCAAGAAGTCGGGCCGGTCATGCTGGGCGCTGCCACGTTATTGCTCTCGGCCCTGGCCTATAACAACCTGACGCGCACCCGCTACCCCAAGGGCCCCGCCGAGGCGCCGGTGATGGTGCCTTCGGCGTCGCCGCAGGTGGATGCAAAAATCACCGCAGTGGACCTGGAGCAGGCGCTGGCGCAAATGGAGCAGTTTTTCGACGTCACCCCCACCGAGCTCGAAGAGCTGATCCATATCGCCGAAGACCATGCCCGCCGCCGTAGCATTGGCCAGGTACTGGCCAGCCGGGTCTAA
- a CDS encoding enoyl-CoA hydratase/isomerase family protein, which produces MTAQAQSQATRSTESSQDSVLAEVRNHIGHLTLNRPAGLNAITLDMVRSLSRYLHAWAADPQVHAVVLRGAGEKAFCAGGDIRSLYDSFKSGDTLHEDFFVEEYALDLAIHHYPKPVLALMDGFVLGGGMGLVQGADLRVVTERSRLAMPEVAIGYFPDVGGSYFLPRIPGELGIYLGVTGVQIRAADALYCGLADWYLDSAKLAELDQKLDHLQWNDSALKDLQGLLAKLAVQQLPDAPLAALRPAIDHFFAQPDVPSIVEQLQQVTVADSHEWAVTTAQLMQTRSPLAMAVTLQMLRRGRRLPLADCFALELHLDRQWFARGDLIEGVRALLIDKDKSPRWNPPTLAALDQNHVDSFFQDFAKNGN; this is translated from the coding sequence ATGACTGCTCAGGCTCAGTCCCAGGCGACACGCAGCACCGAGTCCTCCCAGGACAGCGTCCTGGCCGAAGTACGCAACCATATCGGCCACCTGACCCTCAACCGCCCCGCCGGCCTCAACGCCATCACCCTGGATATGGTCCGTAGCCTGTCGAGATATTTGCACGCCTGGGCCGCTGATCCCCAGGTGCACGCGGTGGTACTGCGCGGCGCCGGTGAAAAGGCGTTCTGCGCCGGTGGCGACATCCGCTCGCTGTACGACAGCTTCAAGAGCGGCGACACGCTGCATGAAGACTTCTTTGTCGAAGAATATGCCCTCGACCTGGCCATTCATCACTACCCCAAGCCAGTCCTTGCCCTGATGGACGGCTTTGTCCTGGGCGGTGGCATGGGCCTGGTCCAGGGCGCCGATCTGCGGGTGGTGACCGAGCGCAGTCGCCTGGCCATGCCGGAAGTGGCCATCGGTTATTTCCCGGATGTGGGCGGCAGCTATTTCCTGCCGCGCATTCCCGGTGAGCTGGGGATTTACCTGGGCGTGACTGGCGTGCAGATCCGCGCCGCCGACGCGTTGTATTGCGGGCTCGCCGATTGGTACCTGGACAGCGCGAAGCTTGCGGAGCTGGACCAGAAACTTGACCACCTGCAATGGAACGACTCAGCGCTCAAGGACTTGCAAGGCCTGCTGGCCAAGCTTGCGGTGCAACAACTGCCCGATGCGCCGCTGGCCGCCCTGCGCCCGGCCATCGATCACTTCTTTGCCCAGCCGGACGTGCCGAGCATTGTCGAGCAATTGCAGCAAGTGACCGTCGCCGACAGCCATGAATGGGCCGTGACTACCGCCCAGTTGATGCAGACTCGCTCCCCGTTGGCCATGGCCGTTACCCTGCAGATGCTGCGACGTGGCCGGCGCCTGCCTCTAGCGGACTGCTTTGCGCTGGAACTGCACCTGGACCGCCAATGGTTTGCCCGTGGCGACCTGATCGAAGGCGTGCGTGCGTTATTGATCGACAAGGATAAATCCCCGCGCTGGAACCCGCCAACGTTAGCGGCATTGGACCAGAACCACGTCGACAGCTTCTTCCAAGACTTCGCGAAGAACGGAAACTAA
- a CDS encoding UDP-glucose dehydrogenase family protein encodes MKISVFGSGYVGLVQATVLAEVGHDVICMDVDENKVRLLQQGHVSIFEPGLASLVRENLENGRLTFTSEEKLAVEHGEVLFIAVGTPSDEDGSADLKYVLSVGDAVARHRVEPVILVEKSTVPVGTGDTLRAHIDKALAGRSLVFDIVSNPEFLKEGSAVADCRRPDRIIIGCEREEVRDTMRDLYAPFNRNHDRIIFMDVRSAELTKYAANCMLATKISFINQIAELAEHLGADIESVRLGIGADSRIGYHFIYPGCGYGGSCFPKDMRALIHSARQANCSSDLLEAVEAINQRQKSKLFERIRAFYKGELRGKTFALWGLAFKPNTDDMRDAPSRVLMESLWAAGANVRAFDPEAMQETQKLYGDDPRLMLMGTPESTLGGADALIICTEWQQFKAPDFNLLHARLKAPVIFDGRNLYDAERLARKGFHYFPMGRGQSCDLPIPQQQWTPQLAEV; translated from the coding sequence ATGAAAATCAGCGTATTTGGTAGTGGTTACGTTGGCCTGGTACAGGCCACCGTATTGGCCGAGGTCGGTCACGATGTGATCTGCATGGACGTTGACGAAAACAAGGTGCGCCTGCTGCAACAGGGCCATGTGAGCATTTTCGAGCCGGGGCTTGCCAGCCTGGTCCGGGAAAACCTGGAGAATGGCCGGTTGACCTTTACCAGCGAGGAAAAACTCGCGGTCGAGCATGGCGAAGTGCTGTTTATTGCGGTCGGCACGCCTTCGGACGAAGACGGCTCGGCCGATTTGAAGTACGTGCTGTCGGTGGGCGATGCGGTGGCCCGTCATCGTGTCGAGCCGGTGATCCTGGTGGAGAAGTCCACGGTCCCGGTGGGTACCGGCGACACCTTGCGTGCGCATATCGACAAGGCTTTGGCCGGGCGCAGCCTGGTGTTCGATATCGTCTCCAACCCGGAATTCCTCAAGGAAGGCTCTGCGGTGGCCGACTGCCGGCGCCCCGACCGGATCATCATCGGCTGCGAACGCGAAGAGGTGCGCGATACGATGCGCGACCTGTACGCGCCGTTCAACCGCAACCATGACCGCATCATCTTCATGGATGTGCGTAGCGCCGAGCTGACCAAATACGCCGCCAACTGCATGCTGGCCACGAAAATCAGCTTTATCAACCAGATCGCCGAACTGGCCGAGCACCTGGGGGCCGATATCGAGTCGGTGCGACTGGGCATCGGTGCCGATTCGCGGATCGGCTACCACTTTATCTACCCTGGCTGCGGCTACGGTGGCTCGTGCTTCCCCAAGGACATGCGCGCGCTGATCCACAGCGCCCGCCAAGCCAATTGCTCCAGTGACCTGCTCGAAGCGGTGGAAGCCATCAACCAGCGGCAGAAAAGCAAGCTGTTCGAGCGGATCCGCGCGTTCTACAAAGGCGAATTGCGCGGCAAGACCTTCGCCTTATGGGGCCTGGCCTTCAAGCCCAATACCGACGACATGCGCGACGCGCCGAGCCGGGTGCTGATGGAGTCGCTATGGGCCGCCGGCGCCAACGTACGCGCCTTTGACCCCGAGGCCATGCAGGAAACCCAGAAACTCTACGGCGATGACCCGCGGCTGATGCTGATGGGCACCCCGGAATCGACCCTGGGCGGGGCCGATGCCTTGATCATCTGCACCGAGTGGCAGCAATTCAAGGCGCCGGACTTCAACCTGCTGCACGCACGCCTCAAGGCGCCGGTGATCTTTGACGGGCGCAACCTGTATGACGCCGAGCGCCTGGCGCGCAAGGGCTTCCATTACTTCCCCATGGGCCGTGGGCAATCGTGCGACTTGCCGATCCCGCAACAACAGTGGACGCCACAGTTGGCGGAGGTCTGA